One stretch of Anaerolineae bacterium DNA includes these proteins:
- a CDS encoding MmgE/PrpD family protein, giving the protein MDGTALVAQFIAGTRWELLPPAVQRKARLTLLDALGAALAGLQAPVARITAEFAEETWPGEQATILCSGRRASAAGAAFANGYAANAIDIDDCALYTKGHPGAQIFPTALALSEALGRSGAEMLAGMVVGYEVAHRAARIWHATHREYQACGSWGSVACAAVASHLMGLPPAQIQHALGIAEYHAPNLPMMRDIDHPAMVKHGIGWGAMNGILSAQLAARGFTGIPSLFSLETYADWVSDIGRHFIMVDGVIFKTYCACAWGHASFDAARRLVDEHHIRIEDISHIRIETFHNAVRLGANLPATTEEAQFNVAWPLACLLVDGEIGPAQVLEKRLQDERLRELASKVELVESPEYTALYEKMARGEAGGKYLSSVTITLRDGRTFRSGPVEGNIAYPQPWDEEKAERKFRWLAGRLLPADFIEQVLEAVRQFEALPDVRPFAAALCEHLPRTTG; this is encoded by the coding sequence ATGGATGGCACGGCCCTGGTCGCCCAGTTCATCGCCGGCACACGCTGGGAGCTCCTGCCGCCGGCGGTACAGCGCAAGGCGCGCCTGACCCTGTTGGATGCCCTGGGGGCGGCGCTGGCCGGCCTGCAGGCTCCCGTGGCGCGCATCACCGCCGAATTTGCGGAGGAGACCTGGCCCGGCGAGCAGGCGACCATCCTCTGTAGCGGCCGGCGGGCATCCGCCGCCGGCGCGGCCTTCGCCAATGGCTATGCCGCCAACGCCATAGACATTGACGACTGCGCGCTCTACACCAAGGGGCACCCCGGCGCGCAGATTTTCCCCACGGCGCTGGCGCTGTCCGAGGCGCTGGGACGGAGCGGGGCGGAGATGCTGGCCGGCATGGTGGTCGGCTACGAGGTGGCCCACCGCGCTGCCCGCATTTGGCACGCGACGCACCGCGAGTATCAGGCCTGCGGCTCGTGGGGGTCGGTGGCCTGCGCGGCGGTGGCATCGCATCTGATGGGCCTGCCGCCGGCGCAGATACAGCACGCCCTGGGCATCGCCGAATACCACGCGCCCAACCTGCCCATGATGCGCGACATTGACCACCCGGCCATGGTCAAGCACGGCATCGGCTGGGGAGCGATGAACGGCATCCTGTCCGCCCAACTGGCGGCGCGCGGTTTCACTGGCATTCCCAGCCTGTTCAGCCTCGAGACCTATGCCGATTGGGTAAGCGACATCGGCCGGCATTTCATCATGGTGGATGGCGTCATCTTCAAGACCTACTGTGCCTGCGCCTGGGGCCACGCCAGCTTTGACGCAGCGCGCCGGCTGGTGGATGAACACCATATTCGCATCGAGGATATCAGCCACATCCGCATCGAGACCTTCCATAATGCTGTACGGCTGGGCGCCAACCTGCCGGCCACCACCGAGGAGGCCCAGTTCAACGTGGCCTGGCCGTTGGCCTGTCTGCTGGTGGACGGGGAGATCGGGCCGGCGCAGGTGCTGGAAAAGCGCCTGCAGGACGAGCGCCTGCGCGAGCTGGCGAGCAAGGTGGAGCTGGTGGAGTCGCCGGAATACACCGCATTATACGAGAAGATGGCGCGCGGGGAGGCCGGCGGCAAATACCTGAGCAGTGTCACCATCACCCTGCGCGACGGCCGCACGTTCCGCAGTGGGCCGGTCGAAGGGAACATCGCCTACCCTCAGCCCTGGGATGAGGAAAAGGCGGAGCGCAAGTTCCGCTGGCTGGCCGGCCGCCTCCTGCCGGCGGATTTCATCGAACAAGTGCTGGAAGCGGTCCGACAGTTCGAGGCACTGCCCGACGTGAGGCCCTTTGCGGCCGCGCTGTGCGAGCATCTCCCAAGGACAACCGGGTGA